Genomic segment of Candidatus Acidiferrales bacterium:
CAGGGCGATCGCCAGTCCCTGGAAGATCGGATCAAACAAAATCACAAATGAGCCCACCACCGCCGCCGGTGCCACTAAAAGTCAAATCGGAGTACGACGTACACGTTGTCATTCCGGTCAAACTGACCCAAGAAAGTTGTTGGGTGGCGTCCTTCAAGGATGTTTGCCCCGACGGTCAGGCTGAATCGGTCGGTGATGGCATGCCACAGTTCCGGGATCAGCAGCGCGTCTTGATCGGAAGGGCTGTAGAAGCTGAACCAAGACAGCTTCCACGTCTGGTACTTCAAGAACTTTGTCAGGCGCAGCGTTAGCAGATGACGGAGGCGATCTTGTAAGGGGAATGCAGCAGGAAGAGTCGCTTTGTAGGCATCGTAATCCTTCAGGATTTCCGCATAATACTGTGCCCCCAGAGTGAACTCGCTGGCGAGCTGCTGCTGATACCCAACCAGGAAGCGAAACTGGGAGTTGGGGACGGCAGGATCAGCGCCGTTGCGGTCATCCTGGGAGTCATAGTAGCCAGCTTCGAGACTGAGCAGCGCGGCACCAACGTTTCGTTGCGCACTAGCGCCATAGACGGCCAGCCGTGGATAGAAGCCACGTAACTCGGTGGGCAGCGGGAGTTGGTCAGGGCGGAAAGAAGGCTGGCGCCAATAGCCCCGATAGGCGTAGAGCGAGACATCACTCTTGAAAACCCTCCGGTAGAGCCGGAGGGCAAACTCGGTATTGCCAGTTGTGGTGGCGGGTTCGCGGAAGATGCGATTGCGAACGCCGGCAAACGGGTCAAAAAAGAAGAAGCGTTCCGGGCGAGGAGGGTTATCCGGTTCGAAGAAGGGAATCACCACCAGCTCGGCGTTCATGGCGGGCGTGGCCACATGGAGCTTCACAGCGTCCACCCCCACTTTCAGGTACTCGAGTGGCCGCCCGGAAAAGAATGCGCTCCAGTCTTTGGGGAACACATCGTTGATGAAAAGAAGATCGCCCACGCCCCAGGTCACAACCTGCCGCCCGAGCCGCAGGTCCAGCCAAGCGGGCGAGTAGTCCAGGTAAGCCTCGCGCACCACACCATCGAGCTTGTTCGCCACGGCGTCGTGGAAGAGATCGCCCTTGAACATGAAGGAGAGATTGCCGTTGGCGGTGTCACCTGAAATCTCCAGCCGCAGCCGTTCATCGGCCCAGAGGAAGCGGCCGCCCTCCTCTC
This window contains:
- a CDS encoding DUF1302 family protein, whose amino-acid sequence is MRTSFGIIVASVLVSASCLCAQPRTTWYGAQPAQTQDNKKFPFRVHGFLLGNFAARTGDAHPAGEEGGRFLWADERLRLEISGDTANGNLSFMFKGDLFHDAVANKLDGVVREAYLDYSPAWLDLRLGRQVVTWGVGDLLFINDVFPKDWSAFFSGRPLEYLKVGVDAVKLHVATPAMNAELVVIPFFEPDNPPRPERFFFFDPFAGVRNRIFREPATTTGNTEFALRLYRRVFKSDVSLYAYRGYWRQPSFRPDQLPLPTELRGFYPRLAVYGASAQRNVGAALLSLEAGYYDSQDDRNGADPAVPNSQFRFLVGYQQQLASEFTLGAQYYAEILKDYDAYKATLPAAFPLQDRLRHLLTLRLTKFLKYQTWKLSWFSFYSPSDQDALLIPELWHAITDRFSLTVGANILEGRHPTTFLGQFDRNDNVYVVLRFDF